One region of Mesotoga infera genomic DNA includes:
- a CDS encoding methyltransferase yields the protein MGRITHKGIMEVEGNGIPEKDKARQLVLARINELTSGDPDIYLNIDSLAGELNMMRYELFDILNFLQGEGLVRILSKMSVAIADRE from the coding sequence ATGGGAAGGATTACTCACAAAGGCATAATGGAGGTAGAAGGCAACGGGATACCCGAAAAAGATAAGGCAAGACAGCTGGTTCTCGCCAGAATAAACGAGCTGACCTCAGGTGACCCGGATATATATTTGAATATAGATTCTCTCGCTGGAGAGCTTAATATGATGAGATATGAACTCTTCGATATCCTGAACTTTCTTCAGGGCGAGGGATTGGTGAGGATTCTTTCAAAAATGTCTGTCGCGATTGCAGACAGAGAGTAA